DNA sequence from the Thalassotalea sp. 273M-4 genome:
TAAAACAATTACCAGACAATGAACATTTAGCCGCCGCGCAATTAGCCTTTGACAATCAATGGTATTCTCGCCCAATTGTGACCTTAAGTCGTTTAGGTCTATTAAACGATACCGATATGCGCTTTCCTATGCCGTTTACTAAAACCTTTACCAAATATGCCAAACAACACCAAGTCGATTTAGCTTGGGTTTATGCCATTGCTCGTAAAGAAAGTATCTTTATGCCTGATGCTAAATCCCCTGCAGGGGCGTATGGTTTAATGCAAGTTATGCCGGCCACAGCAAACGAGGTAGGTCGGAAAAAATTTAAACACCAAGAGTTAATTAACATCGATACAAACGTTAAATTAGGTATTAACTATTTAAGTACTTTGTTGAAAAAATACGACAATAATATTGTCTTAGCGACCGCCGCTTATAATGCCGGCCCAGGAAATGTCAATAAATGGCTAAGGCGACAACCGACCATGCCAGCAGACGCTTGGATTGAAACCATTCCCTTTAAAGAAACACGTAATTATGTCAAAAGTGTGATGGCCTACACAGAAATTTATCAACAAAAAGTAGGTCAGGGGATGTCGCCATTTAACCAACTAACCAAGATGGATATTCAACAAGCGCAGTAATCTAACGCAATAAACGCAGCCCTAAACATCGACGCTTAGCGCTAAACTACAGCTATCAAACTGGCTGTGTTATCATCGGGGTTGCGTTAATTAATAAAAAGAGATTATCTACATGTTAGAAGCAAACCCAAATTTAGCCAAAGAGTTGGCTAGCCACTATCCAGCCCACATTCAAGAGTTACAACATCGCACTCAAACCATCTTGGCAAGAGAAAATATTGAAGCACTGGTGATCCACGCTGGTTTTAGTGGCAAAGTGTTTCTTGATGACATGTATTACCCTTTTAAAGTCAACCCGCACTTTAAGGCATGGTTGCCTGTAACGAACACCCCAAACTGTTGGTTAATCGTCAATGGTAAAGACAAGCCGGTTTTGGCCTATTATCAGCCATTAGATTTTTGGCATAAAGTAACCAAGCTTGAACAAGACTACTGGACCGAATTTTTTGATATTAAATTAATGTCATCCAGCGATGACATTAAGTCTATCTTGCCAGCCAATAAACAGGGAATGATGTACCTAGGTGAATATGAATCGGTTGCCGATGACTTGGGGTTTGAGCAAAAAAACCAGTCATCAGTATTAAACTATTTACATTACCATAGAGTGTATAAGACAGATTACGAACTGGTTTGCCTTCGAGAGGCCAACCGCATGGCGGTAAATGGACATAGTGCGGCTAAAGATGCGTTTTACAACAAAGCCACCGAATTTGAAATTCAACTGGCTTATTTACAGGCCGTAGGTCAAGGCGAAAACGATGTGCCTTATGGCAATATTGTTGCACTCAATGAAAACGCTTCTATTTTGCATTACACCGCATTAGAGCAAAAGGCACCGGCACAACACCATTCGTTCTTAATTGATGCCGGCGCGAGCTTTCATGGCTACGCTGCCGATATTACCCGAACCTATGCTTTTGAACAAAACGAGTTTGCTGAGCTTATCACCGCCATGAATGTGTTGCAGTTAAAATTGGTATCAGGTTTAAAGCCGGGCCAAAGCTATGTTGATTTACACATTCAAAATCATTACTTATTAGCGGAATTATTAGCACAGTTTAATTTGGTCAAAATGAGCCCTGAACAAATGGTGAGTTCTGGCGTGACGGCTAAGTTTTTCCCTCATGGTCTTGGTCATCATCTCGGACTTCAGGTGCATGATATGGGCGGCTATATGGCAAACGAAGCCGGCGATCTTATCAGTGCGCCTGCACAACACCCGTTTTTACGAACAACGCGTGGTATAGAAAGTAAGCAGGTGTTTACTATTGAGCCAGGCCTTTACTTTATTGACCAGTTTTTAGACGAATTATCTAAAGGTGAATACAGTCAGGCTATTAACTGGCAAAAAGTGGATACTTTACGCAAATTTGGTGGTATTCGAATCGAAGACAATGTCATTGTGTACGACAATGGCATTGAAAACATGACTCGTGATTTGAATCTAGCCTAGCAAATAAATTTTTATGAGTGTGAACAAGGTGAATACACAGCCTTATAAAGTGGCTGCAGAAACATTAGAAGATGAAACCATCGTCAATCGCAGTCGCTTTATTTGTTCGCTATCACCTTGTCAAAGCCCAAAGCAGGCGAAGGCGTTTATTGACAGCATTCGCCAGCAATACCCTGATGCGTCTCACCATTGCTATGCCTTTGTCAGTTCTCGTCCTGACGACAGCCAGTCATATGGGTTTAGTGATGATGGTGAGCCTAGTGGTACCGCTGGTAGACCGATGTTAGCGGTGTTGCAGGGCAGTGAAATAGGTGAAATTTGTGCGGTAGTGACGCGTTATTTTGGGGGGGTAAAACTCGGTACAGGCGGTTTACAAAGAGCCTATGGTAACAGTGTTCGACAAGCTATTTTAAAATTAACTACTCAGTTGAAAGTCCCATTGGTAAAGGTGTCATTGGCTTGTGACTACCAACAAATCAAAGATATTGAACACCATATAGGGTTGCATGAAGGGGAAATAACAGCGCAAGTCTACGCTGAACAAGTGCAATTAAAAATACACATACCAATTTCGCAAGCAAAGCCTTTTTGTCAACGAATTAAGGAAGTTACCGCCGGTAGAATCGTACCTAAAATACACGGATGAGGTTTTTTTGCTGGCAAATTCTCGTATCACTTGGATTCGAATCAGGTTATGCTATAACTAACTCATTTGGAAAATAATAACTAAGTCTCGTCATGCAGTACCGCAACATCACACGAATATTGGGCTTGCTGGTCACGATTTTGAGTGTCACCATGTTACCGCCAGCCTTTGTTTCACTCATATACCGAGATGGTGGCGGCGTCGCTTTTTTGGTGTCTTTTTTGTGGTGTTTATTAAGTGGTTTTATTGCTTGGTATCCAAATCGTCATCAAAAAGGGGAGTTAAGGGCACGCGAAGGTTTTCTTATTGTGGTGCTGTTTTGGTCGGTTCTGGCCAGTTTTTCTTCCATTCCCTTAATGATCACCGAAAGTCCCGATTTATCGATTACCGATGCGGTATTTGAATCTTTCTCTGGATTAACCACAACGGGCGCAACCATCCTAACGCAAATAGATGGTTTACCTCATGCGGTATTATATTATCGCCAACAACTGCAATGGCTTGGTGGTATGGGGATCATTGTTTTAGCGGTGGCGGTATTACCGATGTTAGGCGTTGGTGGTATGCAGCTGTATCGTGCCGAAACACCAGGCCCGGTTAAAGACTCTAAAATGACCCCTCGAATAGCCGATACGGCTAAGCACCTGTGGTATATATATCTGTTTTTAACCATTGCTTGTGCATTGGCTTATTGGCTTGCTGGAATGTCGGTATTTGATGCCATTTCACATTCTTTCTCGACCATTGCCATTGGTGGTTTTTCTACCCATGATGCCTCGATGGGCTATTTTGACAGCCCGATCATCAATTTAATCTGTGTGGTGTTTCTTATTATTGCTGGGGTTAACTTTGCCCTGCATTTTGCGGCTTATCGAAACCGCAATTTACGCACCTACTTTTACGATCCTGAGTTTAAAACATTTATTGCCATTCAACTTATTTTAACCTTAATTTGCTTTGTCGGTTTATTGGCCTTTGGGGTTGAAAGCAATTATGAGAAGGCTATGGATGACTCGTTATTTCAGGCGGTATCTATTAGTACGACCGCAGGTTTTGCCACCACTAATTTTGCCGATTGGCCTCCTTTGCTAGCGATGCTTCTGATCTTTGCCAGTTTCATCGGGGGGTGTGCTGGCAGTACCGGGGGCGGGATGAAAGTCATGCGAGTAGTGTTGTTATATTTACAAGGGATCCGTGAGTTAAATCGATTAATTCATCCCAAAGCGGTATTAACCATCAAGCTTGGACGAAAGGCGTTACCTGACAAAGTGGTCGACGCCATTTGGGGATTCTTCTCAGCTTATGCGGCTATCTTTATTTTCTGTATGTTGCTCTTGATGGCTTCAGGAATCGATGAAATGACCGCATTTACCGCCGTTGCCGCTTGCTTAAATAATTTAGGCCCAGGTCTTGGTGAAGTGGCAGCCAACTTTGCCACCATAAATGACTTTAGTAAGTGGGTGCTGGTGTTGGCAATGTTATTTGGGCGTTTAGAAATATTCACCTTATTGGTGCTGTTTATGCCTTCATTTTGGCGTAACTAATCTTCAGGGGTTGGTCGAAGAAATGTTGTAAAAAAAGGTGCAAATAAATGCACCTTTTTTATGGGGATTGTTAAAAGAAAATGGCGCTGACCGCAAATAACTTCTCGACTTGATGAATGTACTTTTTGTCGACTAAGAATAAGATAACATGATCATCTGATTGAATGACCGTGGTTGAGTGGGCAATTAATACTTCTTCACCACGAACAATGGCACCAATGGTCGCTCCGGGTGGAAGCTTGATGTCTTGAATTTCGCGACCAACAACTTTAGAAGATTGCTCGTCGCCATGAGCAACCGCTTCAATGGCTTCGGCAGCACCACGTCGTAAACTGTACACATTGACAATATCACCTTTACGAATATGGGTTAATAACGCCGATATGGTGGCCTGTTGCGGTGATACCGCGATATCAAGCTCACCAGCGTGAACTAAATCGAGATAGGCACCACGTTGGATTAACACGATGGTTTTACGGGCGCCAAGCTTTTTCGCCATCATAGATGACATGATATTGGCTTCGTCGTCGTCGGTTACCGCTAAAAACACATCCATTTGCTCGATTTGCTCTTCAACCAATAATTCGGTATCGGTGGCATCACCGACAAAGACCATCGAGCTATTTAATTCGTTAGACAAAAATTCAGCTCGTTTCGGGTTGCGCTCGATAACTTTAACTTGATGACTTTTTTCCAGAATACGGGCCAACCCCGAACCGATGTAACCACCACCAGCAATCATAATACGCTTGTAGGGTGCTTCGAGTTTTTGCAATTCACTCATTACCGCTCGGATATGGCCTGTTGCAGCGATAAAAAACACTTCATCATCGGCTTCTATAACCGTTGTACCAAGAGGTCTAATAGGTCTGCCTTGGCGGTAAATCGCCGCCACTCGAGTGTCTATATTAGGGATATGTTCACGTAAGGTTGATAGCGCATGACCAACCAATAAACCACCATAGTAGGCTTTGATCCCAACTAAGGAGACTTTCCCACCAGCAAATTCGCGTACTTGCAAAGCTCCTGGGTAGTCAATTAAACGAGCAATATCTTTGGTCACTAACTGCTCGGGAGCAATGATGTGATCAACCGGAATATCTTGATTATGAAATAGCTGTTCTTTGTATTTTAAAATTTGCTCTGAGCGAATACGGGCAATTTTTACTGGGGTATTAAAAATGGTGAAAGCAATTTGGCAGGCGAGCATATTGGTTGCGTCATCTGAGGTCACGGCGATGATCATATCAGCGTCTTCTGCACCGGCTTTGGCTAACACGTCGGGGTGACTGCCTTGTCCGGTAACCACTTGCAAGTCCATCTTATCTTGTAACTCACGCAATTTTGCTGAGTCGACATCGACTAGGGTGATTTCATTTTGTTCACCCACCAAGTTCTCTGCAAGGGTGCCACCAACTTGTCCGGCGCCGAGAATGATAATTTTCATTTGCTAGTGTAATCTCATTTTGTTGATTTTATTATATGCCTACCTAGGAATATGCGGGCTTACATCACTTTCTTGCTCATTTTGGCATAATAAAACCCATCCATCGAGTGTTCGCCCGGTAATATTTGCCAATCTTTAGTGTCACCTGACCAAGGTATATCTTCTAGTATTGCATCTTGGTTGTCTGCCACAAACTTTTGAATTTGATGCGTATTTTCTTCAGGCAATATAGAGCAAGTGGCATATACCAATGTACCACCTGGTTTTAATAAGGTCCAAATTGCTTTTAATATCTGTTGTTGCAATATCACCAACTGGTCAATATCAGAGGCTCTTCGTAACCATTTTATGTCGGGGTTTTTTCGAATAACCCCAGTGCCAGAACACGGCGCATCCAATAAAATTTTATCGAACTGGTGCGCATCTGCCCATAACTCAGGCTTGGCTGCATCGGCGGCAATAACTTTGGCCGTTAAACCTAATCGCGCTAAGTTATCATTGACTCGAGTCAGTCTGTCTTGTTCAATATCAATGGCAGTCATACTGCCAAGATTGGGTTCGAGCTCTAGAATATGACACGTTTTACCCCCTGGCGCCGCACAACAGTCTAAAACATGTTCACCTGCTTTTGCACCCAATAAAGGGGCCGCCATTTGCGCAGCAGCATCTTGTACCGATACCAAACCATCGCTAAAGCCGGGTAGGGTGTTGACATCACATGGACTTTGCAACTTTAAAGCATCGCTGTTCGGTTCTCGATAGGCTACTTCAATGTTGGCTTGTTCAAGCTGTTGGCAATATTGTTCGAGGGACACTTTTTGTTTATTCACTCGAAGCCACATGGGAGGACGTTGTTGGTTAAAGGTTAAGACCTGTTGCCAATTATTTGGGTAACCGTCTTGCAGCTTTTTAATAAGCCAGCCTGGGTGATTGTACTTTATCGCATCAGGCAATTGATTCTGTTCTTGTTCTGACAGCTCAGGATCGCGCAAATAACCTCTTAAAACGGCATTAACTAAACCCTTTAAGTGACGGTTTTTTAACACCCCTGTGGCAGCTACCGTTTCACCCACAGCTGCATGATCTGGAATGCGTGTATATTTAAGCTGATACAAGCCAACCATCATTAAAAAATGAAATACTCGTTGCTTGTTGGATAAAGGCTTTTTAACGAAGCGACGCACATGGTGTTCGAGTTCAGGCAGGTAGCGCAAAACGCCGTAGCACAGCTCTTGCAATAAACCTTTGTCTTTGCCTGATTCAATCAAGCTTTGCAGTCTTGGCAATTCATCGTTTAGTGAACGACCCTGATCAACGACTCCATATAAGCAGCGCGCGGCTAAAGCTCTAACGTTTTTACTCATTGTCGTTTCCAACTACATGGCCATTAATATTTGCCCCTGTAAGAAACCATTCACCACGACCATTTAAAATATCGGCGGCCGCTAAGGCTTTTTTGCCAGGTAGCTGTAATTGGTTAAAACATAAGGCATCTGTTTGGCATGCGACAACAATGCCTTTTTTATCGGCCGATATTATTTCGCCAGGTAGGGCAGAGCCAGAATATGCTAGAACATCGGCTTGCCATACCTTTATTTTATGGCTTTGTTGCTTGTTGTCGGTATAGGTAATTTGAGCAAAAGGCCAAGGTTGGTACGCTCTTATTTTTCGATCGAGTTGCGACGCGGTTAATTGCCAGTCTAATTCTGCTTCTTCTTTCGTTAACTTGTGTGCGTAATTAGCTAGCGCATTATTTTGCGGGGTCGCGGTATGGGTTCCGGCGGCCATTTGCTCTAGGGTTTGCAGCAATGCTTGTGGGCCGAGCTCAGCTAATTTAGTGTATAAACTGGCACTGGTGTCAGTAGGGTCTATTTTACATTTGGCAATATGTAGCATATCACCGGTATCTAAGCCTTTATCCATTTGCATGATGGTGACCCCAGTTTCGGCATCGCCAGCTTCTAAAGCGCGCTGGATAGGCGCCGCACCACGCCATCTAGGCAAAATTGAACCATGGACATTAACACAGCCAAGTCTTGGCGTATTTAAAATCACTTCCGGTAATAAAAGACCGTACGCTACCACCACCATAACGTCGGCGTTATAACTGGCTAATTGTTGTTGGTCGCTGTCTTGTTTAAAGTTAACCGGTTGTTCAATTTTAAGATCATGCTGTTGGGCTAATTGTTTAACAGCACACGCGGTGAGCTTTTTTCCTCGACCTGCGGGTTTATCCGGCGGGCAATATACCGCAACAATGTTATGGTCACTGGCGATTAGGGCGTCAAGGTGCTGGGCTGCAAAATCAGGGGTGCCGGCAAAGATGATATTCAAAGGCTTAGACAATGGTATTTCTCGCGTATGCTAATTGGATGGTTAAACTTAGGCGCGGGCCAAAGCTTTGGCTTCTTTTTCAAGCTTGGTTTTGATGCGTTGGCGTTTTAAAGGCGATAAGTAATCGACAAACAGTACACCTTTTAAGTGATCCAGTTCATGTTGAATACAAATGGCCATAAGTTCTTTCGCATCAAGGCTAAATGGACTACCGTCTCGGTCTAAAGCGCTGACGGTAACTTCAGGGCTACGTTCAACTTTGGCGTAACAGCCAGGTACCGATAAACAGCCTTCTTCATTAATCACCACATCACCACGTTTTTCGGTGATTTCAGGGTTGATTAGGACAATAGGGTCCGACTTATCTTCAGAGGTATCCATCACCACAATGCGCTGGTGAATATCGACTTGCGTTGCCGCTAGGCCAACGCCATTTTCTGCGTACATGGTTTCAAACATGTCGTCGATGATTTTTCGGGTTTCATCTGTCACTTCAGAAACTTCCTTGGCGACAGTTCTTAAACGCTCATCAGGAAAGCGTAATACAGTTAAAATAGTCATAATATTGAGAAAACAATTAGCGATAATTAAAATTGAATGTTATGTTTAATTTTAGCTTCTATTGTTTATTAATAATAGGGCTTTATGACTTAGATGTGACTTTAAGGTCATTATGTGGATGAAAACGCCAGAGATGGATTGGCACAATATGATAAAAAGAATATTAATAACCATAATTTGTTTTTCTACCACCTTATTGGCTTATGCCGATGAGTTACGGCTAAAACAGGATGCGCCTAAAACGTATATCGTGCAAAAAGGCGACACCCTATGGGATATTTCCGAGATTTTTCTTAACGAACCATGGCTATGGCCTAAGTTGTGGCGACTAAATCCGGAGATAGACAACCCGCACCTTATTTTTCCTGGTGATGTATTGCGTTTAGTATACGATGCAAATGGGCTGCCGATGTTGGTAAAAGGCAAACCCAATATTACTTGGACCCCGCAAAAGCGCAAAACCCTCAAAGACGAAAACCCGGTTACCTTGTTGCCGCTAGATAGGTTGGCTCCTTATTTAAATTACTCGCAAATTTTAAGCGAAAAAGTCTTTGATCAAGCGCCAATTATCTTAGGGGCAGACGAAGCGTTTAAAACCAACATTGAAGACGCTAAGTTATACGTAAATAGCAACCTGACCCCAGGCAAACGCTATGCCATTTACGCCAAAGGCGATGAAGTTATCGATCCTCAAACGGGCGATGAGCTTGGTTATAATGCTATTTTAGTTGGTACAGCGACCAGTATTCGAGCTGGCGATATTGAAAATAGTGAGCCAGCGACCATGTATCTTGATACCTCTCGCAGAGAAATACGCGCGGGTAATATTGTGTTACCGGTCAATGAACAACAACTGTTGCCGTCGGTCTTTGCTATGCAAGTAGCCTCTGATGACGAGTTTGATGCCCGTATTATTAGCTCTTATAACAACGCCCGAGAGTTTACCAAGTACGAAGTCGTATTGCTGAACAAGGGCAGTGCCGATCAGGTTAATATTGGTGCTATTTATTCGGTTAAGCGCCAAAGTCCGGCTATTGTGGGGACATCAAAGGGACCTGCTTATAAAGAAGATGCGTCTTGGTGGTATCGTTTAACCAACTTTATGCGTGAAAATAACGGTATTGAAATGCCGTATGAAGATGTTGGCAAAGTTATGGTGTTTAAAGTGCAAGAACGTACGAGCTTTGCCATTGTATTATCTACCGATCATACCATTTCCATTAAAGATAAAGTCACCACCTTGTAATCCGCTCAAAGGCATCATTCTCGTCTACACTTAAGCATAAGTGTAATAAAAATTCTTAAGGATGAGAATGATGTCAATGCCCTCCACCCATAACCAATGGCCTCTATGGCTAGCCTTATCGTTTGTTCCTAGACTTGCTATCGCACAAAAGCTTGCCCTTGTTGAGCACTTCTCGCTAGATCAGTTGTTTGAGTTACCGGCATCAGTGTTAAAATCTTTGTCTTTATCTGATCAACAAATTAACGCCATCCGTATACCTAATAAGCGTCGAATAGATTGGATTATTGAAACCAGCGTCAAACGAAACGATTTAATTATTAGTTTTTCGGATGCCAGATACCCTGCATCGTTAAAAGAGATCCCTAATCCGCCTTTGGTGCTGTTTACAAAAGGCAATCATGCCTTGTTACAACAACCTCAAATAGCCATTGTTGGCTCGCGTTCTGCCACCATGTCGGCCCTAAACAGTGCGCGAGGTTTTGCTAGAGACATCGTACAGCGACATGTGGTGGTTACCTCAGGTATGGCTATCGGCATAGACTCAGCAGCCCATCAGGGCGCTTTACAAGCACAAGGGCATACCATCGCGGTCGTTGCAACAGGGCTTGATATTACTTATCCCAAAAGAAATACAAGCTTGGAGCAGGCCATTCTGGCAAATCAGGGGTTGGTTGT
Encoded proteins:
- the pepQ gene encoding Xaa-Pro dipeptidase, with the translated sequence MLEANPNLAKELASHYPAHIQELQHRTQTILARENIEALVIHAGFSGKVFLDDMYYPFKVNPHFKAWLPVTNTPNCWLIVNGKDKPVLAYYQPLDFWHKVTKLEQDYWTEFFDIKLMSSSDDIKSILPANKQGMMYLGEYESVADDLGFEQKNQSSVLNYLHYHRVYKTDYELVCLREANRMAVNGHSAAKDAFYNKATEFEIQLAYLQAVGQGENDVPYGNIVALNENASILHYTALEQKAPAQHHSFLIDAGASFHGYAADITRTYAFEQNEFAELITAMNVLQLKLVSGLKPGQSYVDLHIQNHYLLAELLAQFNLVKMSPEQMVSSGVTAKFFPHGLGHHLGLQVHDMGGYMANEAGDLISAPAQHPFLRTTRGIESKQVFTIEPGLYFIDQFLDELSKGEYSQAINWQKVDTLRKFGGIRIEDNVIVYDNGIENMTRDLNLA
- a CDS encoding YigZ family protein, with translation MNTQPYKVAAETLEDETIVNRSRFICSLSPCQSPKQAKAFIDSIRQQYPDASHHCYAFVSSRPDDSQSYGFSDDGEPSGTAGRPMLAVLQGSEIGEICAVVTRYFGGVKLGTGGLQRAYGNSVRQAILKLTTQLKVPLVKVSLACDYQQIKDIEHHIGLHEGEITAQVYAEQVQLKIHIPISQAKPFCQRIKEVTAGRIVPKIHG
- a CDS encoding TrkH family potassium uptake protein, which gives rise to MQYRNITRILGLLVTILSVTMLPPAFVSLIYRDGGGVAFLVSFLWCLLSGFIAWYPNRHQKGELRAREGFLIVVLFWSVLASFSSIPLMITESPDLSITDAVFESFSGLTTTGATILTQIDGLPHAVLYYRQQLQWLGGMGIIVLAVAVLPMLGVGGMQLYRAETPGPVKDSKMTPRIADTAKHLWYIYLFLTIACALAYWLAGMSVFDAISHSFSTIAIGGFSTHDASMGYFDSPIINLICVVFLIIAGVNFALHFAAYRNRNLRTYFYDPEFKTFIAIQLILTLICFVGLLAFGVESNYEKAMDDSLFQAVSISTTAGFATTNFADWPPLLAMLLIFASFIGGCAGSTGGGMKVMRVVLLYLQGIRELNRLIHPKAVLTIKLGRKALPDKVVDAIWGFFSAYAAIFIFCMLLLMASGIDEMTAFTAVAACLNNLGPGLGEVAANFATINDFSKWVLVLAMLFGRLEIFTLLVLFMPSFWRN
- the trkA gene encoding Trk system potassium transporter TrkA, with translation MKIIILGAGQVGGTLAENLVGEQNEITLVDVDSAKLRELQDKMDLQVVTGQGSHPDVLAKAGAEDADMIIAVTSDDATNMLACQIAFTIFNTPVKIARIRSEQILKYKEQLFHNQDIPVDHIIAPEQLVTKDIARLIDYPGALQVREFAGGKVSLVGIKAYYGGLLVGHALSTLREHIPNIDTRVAAIYRQGRPIRPLGTTVIEADDEVFFIAATGHIRAVMSELQKLEAPYKRIMIAGGGYIGSGLARILEKSHQVKVIERNPKRAEFLSNELNSSMVFVGDATDTELLVEEQIEQMDVFLAVTDDDEANIMSSMMAKKLGARKTIVLIQRGAYLDLVHAGELDIAVSPQQATISALLTHIRKGDIVNVYSLRRGAAEAIEAVAHGDEQSSKVVGREIQDIKLPPGATIGAIVRGEEVLIAHSTTVIQSDDHVILFLVDKKYIHQVEKLFAVSAIFF
- the rsmB gene encoding 16S rRNA (cytosine(967)-C(5))-methyltransferase RsmB, translated to MSKNVRALAARCLYGVVDQGRSLNDELPRLQSLIESGKDKGLLQELCYGVLRYLPELEHHVRRFVKKPLSNKQRVFHFLMMVGLYQLKYTRIPDHAAVGETVAATGVLKNRHLKGLVNAVLRGYLRDPELSEQEQNQLPDAIKYNHPGWLIKKLQDGYPNNWQQVLTFNQQRPPMWLRVNKQKVSLEQYCQQLEQANIEVAYREPNSDALKLQSPCDVNTLPGFSDGLVSVQDAAAQMAAPLLGAKAGEHVLDCCAAPGGKTCHILELEPNLGSMTAIDIEQDRLTRVNDNLARLGLTAKVIAADAAKPELWADAHQFDKILLDAPCSGTGVIRKNPDIKWLRRASDIDQLVILQQQILKAIWTLLKPGGTLVYATCSILPEENTHQIQKFVADNQDAILEDIPWSGDTKDWQILPGEHSMDGFYYAKMSKKVM
- the fmt gene encoding methionyl-tRNA formyltransferase, which encodes MSKPLNIIFAGTPDFAAQHLDALIASDHNIVAVYCPPDKPAGRGKKLTACAVKQLAQQHDLKIEQPVNFKQDSDQQQLASYNADVMVVVAYGLLLPEVILNTPRLGCVNVHGSILPRWRGAAPIQRALEAGDAETGVTIMQMDKGLDTGDMLHIAKCKIDPTDTSASLYTKLAELGPQALLQTLEQMAAGTHTATPQNNALANYAHKLTKEEAELDWQLTASQLDRKIRAYQPWPFAQITYTDNKQQSHKIKVWQADVLAYSGSALPGEIISADKKGIVVACQTDALCFNQLQLPGKKALAAADILNGRGEWFLTGANINGHVVGNDNE
- the def gene encoding peptide deformylase; this encodes MTILTVLRFPDERLRTVAKEVSEVTDETRKIIDDMFETMYAENGVGLAATQVDIHQRIVVMDTSEDKSDPIVLINPEITEKRGDVVINEEGCLSVPGCYAKVERSPEVTVSALDRDGSPFSLDAKELMAICIQHELDHLKGVLFVDYLSPLKRQRIKTKLEKEAKALARA
- a CDS encoding LysM peptidoglycan-binding domain-containing protein, with translation MIKRILITIICFSTTLLAYADELRLKQDAPKTYIVQKGDTLWDISEIFLNEPWLWPKLWRLNPEIDNPHLIFPGDVLRLVYDANGLPMLVKGKPNITWTPQKRKTLKDENPVTLLPLDRLAPYLNYSQILSEKVFDQAPIILGADEAFKTNIEDAKLYVNSNLTPGKRYAIYAKGDEVIDPQTGDELGYNAILVGTATSIRAGDIENSEPATMYLDTSRREIRAGNIVLPVNEQQLLPSVFAMQVASDDEFDARIISSYNNAREFTKYEVVLLNKGSADQVNIGAIYSVKRQSPAIVGTSKGPAYKEDASWWYRLTNFMRENNGIEMPYEDVGKVMVFKVQERTSFAIVLSTDHTISIKDKVTTL
- the dprA gene encoding DNA-processing protein DprA, with translation MMSMPSTHNQWPLWLALSFVPRLAIAQKLALVEHFSLDQLFELPASVLKSLSLSDQQINAIRIPNKRRIDWIIETSVKRNDLIISFSDARYPASLKEIPNPPLVLFTKGNHALLQQPQIAIVGSRSATMSALNSARGFARDIVQRHVVVTSGMAIGIDSAAHQGALQAQGHTIAVVATGLDITYPKRNTSLEQAILANQGLVVSEFPPGSKPLPGCFPRRNRIITGLCLGTLVVEAQLASGSMISAQAALEQNREVFAMPGSINNPQAKGCHSLLKQGAKLVETVQDIFDELDIGQRPADIASSEKKCIKTQQQDLCIDSLLSSVDYETTSVDTVVSRSKLPIEQVMTRLMALELKGLVAAVPGGFIKKNN